A section of the Bacillota bacterium genome encodes:
- a CDS encoding radical SAM protein has translation MDKEFLADLTYRNLSVFLVNYVKKDPENNIDKLANLLNKYLALKAGKYFINDSDKKTFENSIENTKRAVISDPNLKEYFIKIFKQTSDSYLKGFLINLFVRSTLIGVPKRKNEAQKLGVKVPSTILIDPTEACNLRCKGCWAGKYKINVMPFELFDRILKEAKELGINFIVLSGGEPTIYSYLFDIAAKHRDIAFMMYTNGTLIDEKMVEQLLKTGNISPVISLEGWEKETDERRGSGVFQKIMKSMDLLKESGVPFGYSVTATSHNYAELFSDDFVQFMINKGALYGWSFHYIPVGRQPDYSAMVTPQQRKWLAERVREIRSTYPLMLFDFWNDGELTKGCIAGGREYFHITADGNVEPCAFAHIKCDNIKDKPLKDVLGNKVFRAYQ, from the coding sequence ATGGATAAAGAGTTTTTGGCAGATCTGACATACAGAAACTTAAGTGTTTTTCTGGTTAACTACGTAAAAAAAGATCCGGAGAACAACATAGACAAACTTGCCAACCTACTGAACAAATATTTAGCTTTAAAAGCTGGAAAATATTTCATAAACGATTCGGACAAAAAAACATTTGAAAACTCGATTGAAAATACAAAGAGAGCAGTAATCAGTGACCCTAATCTAAAAGAATACTTTATCAAAATTTTTAAGCAAACCAGCGATAGCTACTTAAAAGGTTTTCTAATAAACCTGTTTGTACGTTCTACGCTTATAGGGGTGCCTAAGAGAAAAAATGAAGCTCAGAAACTTGGTGTAAAAGTTCCTTCCACAATTCTGATTGACCCTACAGAAGCATGCAATTTACGATGTAAGGGCTGCTGGGCCGGGAAATATAAAATTAATGTTATGCCCTTTGAGTTGTTTGACAGGATTTTAAAAGAAGCAAAGGAACTTGGAATCAATTTCATCGTGCTATCAGGCGGAGAACCTACGATATACTCATACTTGTTTGATATAGCGGCCAAACATAGGGATATAGCCTTCATGATGTATACGAACGGAACACTGATTGATGAAAAGATGGTCGAGCAACTGCTAAAGACAGGGAATATTTCTCCTGTTATAAGCTTGGAGGGCTGGGAAAAGGAAACGGATGAACGCAGGGGCAGCGGTGTATTCCAGAAAATTATGAAATCGATGGATTTATTAAAAGAAAGTGGTGTCCCTTTTGGGTACAGCGTAACAGCTACTTCGCATAATTATGCGGAACTATTCAGTGATGATTTCGTGCAGTTCATGATTAATAAAGGTGCTTTGTATGGATGGTCGTTCCACTATATTCCTGTAGGAAGACAGCCTGATTATTCTGCCATGGTAACACCCCAACAAAGAAAATGGCTTGCAGAAAGAGTAAGGGAGATAAGAAGCACTTATCCCCTGATGCTTTTCGATTTCTGGAATGACGGTGAATTGACAAAGGGCTGTATAGCCGGTGGCAGGGAATATTTCCATATAACAGCCGATGGCAATGTAGAACCCTGTGCTTTTGCACATATTAAATGCGATAATATTAAAGATAAACCCCTCAAGGATGTATTAGGCAACAAAGTGTTCAGGGCATATCAAAA
- a CDS encoding TetR/AcrR family transcriptional regulator: MEKMNQSKKILIAAFECISSKGYANVSLRDIADKAGVVLSQLNYYYKNKEGLFTEVIKMMMQKYLQEVENHLRNGTTAKEKILSLIRYFQEMLDENPKLFRLLYDFTSMALWSASFGKLLCNLFEDLANLIERHVLNNIPAKSNLRGYTPKSIARMLFGAMFGTAIQVILDPQEKKLPEALKAIELVFE; this comes from the coding sequence ATGGAAAAAATGAACCAATCCAAAAAAATATTAATTGCTGCATTTGAGTGTATTTCATCAAAAGGTTATGCAAATGTATCTTTGCGTGATATTGCCGATAAAGCAGGGGTTGTTCTAAGCCAACTTAACTATTACTATAAAAATAAGGAGGGATTGTTTACAGAGGTAATAAAAATGATGATGCAAAAGTACCTGCAGGAAGTAGAAAATCATTTAAGAAATGGAACCACTGCCAAAGAAAAAATATTATCACTTATTAGGTATTTTCAGGAAATGTTAGACGAAAACCCTAAGCTTTTCAGACTGTTGTATGACTTTACGAGTATGGCGCTCTGGTCCGCTTCATTTGGTAAACTGCTCTGCAACCTGTTTGAAGATTTAGCAAATTTAATCGAAAGGCATGTCCTGAATAATATTCCCGCAAAAAGCAATTTAAGGGGCTATACCCCCAAATCCATAGCCAGAATGCTTTTTGGAGCGATGTTTGGAACTGCCATACAGGTTATTTTAGACCCTCAAGAAAAAAAACTGCCTGAAGCCTTAAAGGCAATCGAATTAGTGTTTGAGTAA
- a CDS encoding amidohydrolase family protein: MKLYDGVIMVDSHVHIREFKSFEFLESYLKVYSLNKVNIVSLACKDENQIMQNILSALFKMKHPGHVYAYGSLMYPYYPLDDKIPGDYNFVDQVKILMDIGFDGMKMLEGKPTLRKKIGISLNSSIYDDYYSYLEKQGIPIIFHAADPETFWDKDTAPEFSFEHGWFYGDGTFPEKEDIYSEIEGILSKFPKLRVTFAHFYFLSNHIERAAAILDKFENVSFDITPGREMYDNFSKKPSEWKEFFTKYQDRIIFGTDMEDSMFQGRPQDIINTIRKFLETDDKFNNWGFEINGLALDKDVIDKIYYKNFESYAGKVPKKINVEKLLDECRKIREIAMKNNSLIEYVQEINRVIDMVKQTNTLRG; this comes from the coding sequence ATGAAGCTATATGACGGTGTTATAATGGTAGATAGCCATGTCCATATAAGAGAATTTAAGAGTTTTGAGTTTCTGGAAAGTTATTTAAAGGTCTATAGTCTGAATAAAGTAAATATTGTAAGCCTTGCATGTAAAGATGAAAATCAAATAATGCAGAACATTTTAAGTGCATTGTTCAAGATGAAACATCCTGGACATGTATATGCGTATGGTTCATTAATGTATCCATATTACCCTCTAGATGATAAAATCCCGGGTGATTATAACTTTGTTGATCAGGTCAAGATATTAATGGATATTGGGTTTGATGGTATGAAAATGCTGGAAGGCAAGCCTACCTTGAGAAAGAAAATAGGCATATCTCTGAATTCATCTATTTATGATGATTACTATTCTTATCTTGAGAAACAGGGTATCCCTATTATATTCCATGCAGCAGACCCTGAAACTTTCTGGGACAAAGATACTGCTCCCGAATTCTCCTTCGAGCATGGTTGGTTTTATGGAGATGGGACATTCCCAGAAAAGGAAGACATTTATAGTGAAATTGAGGGTATATTGAGTAAATTCCCCAAATTAAGAGTGACTTTTGCACATTTCTATTTTTTGTCTAATCATATCGAAAGAGCAGCAGCAATTCTAGATAAGTTTGAAAATGTAAGTTTTGACATTACTCCTGGTAGGGAAATGTATGATAATTTTTCAAAAAAACCATCGGAATGGAAGGAATTCTTTACTAAATACCAGGATAGGATTATTTTTGGAACAGATATGGAAGATAGTATGTTCCAGGGAAGACCTCAAGATATTATAAATACAATAAGGAAGTTCCTTGAGACTGACGATAAGTTCAACAATTGGGGATTTGAAATAAATGGACTAGCGCTGGATAAGGATGTAATTGATAAGATTTATTATAAAAATTTTGAGTCTTACGCAGGAAAGGTTCCGAAAAAGATAAATGTTGAAAAGTTACTTGATGAGTGTAGAAAAATTAGAGAAATTGCCATGAAGAATAATAGTTTAATAGAGTATGTTCAGGAAATAAACAGAGTAATTGATATGGTTAAACAGACTAATACATTGAGAGGATGA
- a CDS encoding Gfo/Idh/MocA family oxidoreductase has product MTYKMIQVGTGGWGRCWCERFLPPNIKEGLIEVVAAVDINATALENARNFLGLRIDQCYTDIRKAFAENKADFCTIVVPPAFHEQVVDIALEHDMHILSEKPIADSLKASVRIADKVKKADKKMGVTMSHRFDQDKTSLRHAIRSGNYGELDYIVCRFTCDARKFASWGKFRHEIDDVLMIEGAVHHLDILADLAGAKCDTIYAQTWNPAWGEYRGDSQALVIMHFENGTRAIYEGATTNAVGLNQWGNEYFRAECKNGTLILSKRKLERFTYNPSSSWVEKNEGEGEKLHLLEQPKWGNTWLIEKFVKWLDGGESMETNIEDNLQSVALIYGAIESSKTGQPVNVQELLVKASKEVGLL; this is encoded by the coding sequence ATGACATATAAAATGATTCAGGTGGGAACAGGCGGATGGGGTAGATGTTGGTGTGAAAGATTTTTACCTCCAAATATAAAGGAAGGCCTAATTGAGGTTGTTGCAGCAGTCGATATCAACGCCACTGCGCTGGAGAACGCACGGAATTTTCTTGGCTTACGGATTGACCAGTGTTATACCGACATTAGAAAAGCTTTTGCTGAAAATAAGGCCGATTTCTGCACAATAGTTGTCCCCCCGGCATTTCACGAGCAGGTTGTAGACATTGCTCTTGAACACGACATGCATATTTTGTCTGAAAAGCCGATTGCAGACTCACTGAAAGCCTCTGTGCGCATAGCAGATAAAGTGAAAAAAGCAGATAAGAAGATGGGAGTCACCATGAGCCATCGGTTTGACCAGGATAAAACTTCGCTGCGACACGCAATCCGTTCCGGTAATTATGGGGAACTGGATTATATCGTGTGTCGTTTTACCTGTGATGCTAGAAAGTTCGCAAGTTGGGGCAAATTTCGTCATGAAATTGACGATGTCCTGATGATAGAAGGAGCCGTCCATCATCTGGACATACTGGCCGATCTTGCAGGAGCAAAATGTGATACAATCTACGCACAAACATGGAATCCTGCTTGGGGTGAATATAGAGGAGATTCTCAGGCATTGGTGATCATGCATTTTGAAAACGGGACACGGGCAATTTACGAAGGTGCCACAACAAATGCAGTAGGACTTAATCAGTGGGGTAATGAATATTTTAGAGCTGAATGTAAAAATGGTACTCTCATACTTTCAAAAAGGAAGTTAGAGCGATTCACATACAATCCATCAAGCAGTTGGGTTGAGAAAAATGAAGGGGAAGGAGAAAAACTACACCTGCTCGAACAGCCAAAATGGGGAAATACATGGCTTATTGAGAAATTCGTCAAATGGCTGGATGGTGGAGAGTCCATGGAAACAAATATAGAAGACAATCTGCAATCGGTAGCTTTAATCTATGGAGCTATTGAAAGCAGTAAGACAGGGCAGCCAGTAAATGTCCAGGAGCTGTTGGTAAAGGCGTCCAAGGAAGTAGGGCTTTTGTAG
- a CDS encoding neutral/alkaline non-lysosomal ceramidase N-terminal domain-containing protein yields the protein MKIGYASVDITPDLGVELSGYGWFLDRKAEGVLDNLYARAVVFENTDETGTMDNSKKSGNSDTGDYAVRKDKNASKSMLMVNCDLIAIKQSITDTIKQQISHKLGIDRTNIMIVCTHTHTGPATGKLIGCGEPDEKYMNSLPKLIVNAAKKAYENLRTVKEAKSVIKAIEPIGYNRVYNSYSPVDNDVRGIAFFFDEGRPLALVSYGCHPVTLGLKKFISADYPGRVVKALNEKGFDGVFLTGFCGDIDPVSNLKKWGAGTSEVIDEYGRRIADAFISNISECETMKNMHLDAFDIEVRLKLQRYSLEDIDRHEEIFGNKKREKPEGYRVQQIWAEDIKTQLKENVEPYLESFTIQVFRIGEVVFAGFPGEIFTALGTIVKKTIPHMNIITLGNANSTMRYVSTRDDIENKGYAGFSSCLLYGRLPLEPGEGERMAQVVAETIKRRI from the coding sequence GTGAAAATTGGATATGCTTCAGTCGATATAACGCCTGATTTAGGAGTTGAATTAAGTGGTTATGGATGGTTCCTGGACAGAAAAGCCGAAGGAGTGCTTGACAATCTTTATGCGAGGGCCGTAGTATTTGAAAATACCGATGAAACTGGTACCATGGATAATTCTAAGAAAAGCGGGAACAGCGATACCGGGGATTATGCGGTAAGAAAGGATAAAAATGCTTCCAAAAGTATGCTCATGGTAAACTGCGATCTTATAGCAATAAAACAGTCCATTACTGATACCATCAAGCAGCAGATTTCCCACAAACTTGGTATTGATAGGACAAACATAATGATTGTTTGTACACATACCCATACAGGACCTGCAACAGGAAAATTAATAGGTTGTGGTGAGCCAGATGAAAAATATATGAATTCTCTTCCGAAGCTGATCGTGAATGCTGCAAAGAAGGCATACGAGAATTTGAGGACAGTAAAAGAAGCAAAGAGTGTGATAAAAGCAATTGAGCCTATAGGATATAACAGGGTATACAATTCTTATAGTCCTGTTGATAATGATGTACGTGGTATAGCATTCTTTTTTGATGAGGGAAGGCCTCTTGCCCTTGTAAGCTATGGCTGCCATCCTGTTACTCTTGGGCTTAAAAAATTTATATCTGCAGATTATCCGGGCAGAGTAGTCAAAGCATTAAATGAAAAGGGATTTGATGGAGTATTCCTAACGGGTTTTTGCGGAGATATCGATCCTGTGTCAAACCTCAAGAAATGGGGTGCCGGCACATCAGAGGTAATTGATGAGTATGGCAGGCGGATAGCAGATGCTTTTATCAGTAATATATCTGAATGTGAAACCATGAAAAATATGCATCTTGATGCATTTGACATTGAAGTAAGGCTAAAACTGCAGCGATATAGTCTTGAAGACATAGATAGGCATGAGGAGATTTTTGGGAATAAAAAGAGAGAGAAGCCTGAAGGGTATAGAGTCCAGCAAATATGGGCCGAAGATATTAAAACGCAACTGAAGGAAAACGTCGAACCATATCTTGAGTCTTTCACTATTCAGGTTTTCAGAATAGGAGAAGTAGTTTTTGCCGGTTTTCCGGGCGAGATATTTACAGCACTGGGTACTATTGTAAAAAAAACAATACCTCATATGAATATTATAACATTGGGCAATGCAAATTCTACGATGAGATATGTCAGCACCCGGGATGATATTGAAAACAAGGGGTATGCCGGGTTCTCATCCTGTTTGCTGTATGGGAGATTACCTCTTGAACCGGGTGAAGGAGAACGGATGGCTCAAGTAGTGGCAGAAACTATAAAAAGACGGATATAA